The following are encoded in a window of Thalassotalea insulae genomic DNA:
- a CDS encoding DUF2062 domain-containing protein yields the protein MPKKTIKKFMPDHHTIKSHKHLQIFGELLHNGNLWHLNRRSVAKAFAVGLFFAFVPVPFQMILSAGMAIIVHANLPLSIALVWITNPLTMPAIFYFCYLVGTWLLGAPEQKFVFEASWQWVVNSLSTIGPSFLLGCGVLATLFSILGYFGIQALWRYSVSKEWQKRSKR from the coding sequence ATGCCAAAAAAGACCATTAAAAAATTCATGCCCGATCACCATACGATCAAATCACATAAGCATTTGCAGATCTTTGGTGAGCTTTTACATAACGGTAATTTATGGCATTTAAATCGCCGTTCGGTCGCGAAAGCCTTTGCCGTTGGTTTATTTTTTGCGTTTGTTCCGGTTCCGTTTCAAATGATTTTATCTGCGGGTATGGCAATTATAGTACATGCGAACCTGCCGCTGTCGATTGCCCTAGTATGGATCACAAACCCGTTAACCATGCCAGCTATTTTTTATTTTTGCTATTTAGTCGGGACCTGGTTACTAGGAGCACCTGAGCAAAAATTTGTCTTTGAAGCCAGCTGGCAATGGGTGGTTAACAGCCTGTCGACAATTGGACCATCGTTTTTATTAGGTTGCGGTGTGTTAGCGACCTTATTTTCAATACTGGGGTACTTTGGTATTCAGGCGTTATGGCGTTATTCTGTATCGAAAGAATGGCAAAAGCGGTCAAAGCGCTAA
- a CDS encoding DNA internalization-related competence protein ComEC/Rec2, producing the protein MDWWLMSFFTGALLSLFLPIVPSLFYFVVTIALALLIYFFKATRLLTGVLLGSAWMLWSAASYQSVLEQQQQRLNSSSSTRVIVEGEVDNIPQYNNGVQRFNFIITQLNNETLAQPMKIRLAWQQRFTGTKVNAKPEQQATSVKLQPRAQKKLKQGQQWRLTVRIKPPHGMANSGGFSYQTWLRRHGIHATGYVLDRQINQLLADTPSLRQRSYDQLTPLLAKHSLSGVVYALTFGERSQLTKQQWQVLTHTATQHLIAISGLHLGLVAAFGYFVFSGLVRVFPLTKLLAKRQALYFTQLNNTYLVLVLTLMLTAFYAYLAGFTLPTVRALLMLVLLSLAKCVGLKLTLTRWLALTLFVISWCYPMSLISASFWLSFYAVSIIFLLIWRFECYFKSVIYTEQNCWQKLRTWITRLLALQLGLIVFMLPLTLFANNQLSLAALPANLLAVPWMSVTSIPMSLMAVLALPVSTELSSILLDLAVTSIEVIWHWLSWLSRLPYASIDVSNLVYLAAALLVLGTMLYLTTAWSKVYFIGAQAMVVLLLMALSLPINDEKQWQVNVMDVGQGLAVVVEASEQALVYDSGASFPSGFSMAEAVLSPYLTSQGYQVLDLVIISHDDNDHSGGLTHLQGEFTINQLIYNQYPQAESCIQGTKFRWQFLTIEMLSPKQNRVANNDDSCVIKISDGHFSVLLTGDISLQAERQLIVDYSYSGVLNSDMLIVPHHGSKSSSSADFIRTVAPKFAVFSAGFLNRWQMPTDEVVKRYQQQGVTTFNTAEHGMVKVVINEQEFKVLPYRQQLWPFWFAN; encoded by the coding sequence ATGGATTGGTGGTTAATGTCATTTTTCACTGGTGCACTATTGTCACTATTTTTACCTATAGTGCCAAGCTTATTTTACTTTGTTGTGACAATTGCACTGGCTTTGTTGATTTATTTTTTTAAAGCAACGCGCCTGTTGACTGGTGTTTTGTTAGGTAGTGCCTGGATGCTATGGTCGGCAGCGAGTTATCAGTCAGTACTTGAACAGCAGCAACAAAGGTTAAATTCTTCATCTTCTACTAGGGTAATCGTCGAAGGGGAGGTTGATAACATTCCCCAGTATAACAACGGGGTGCAGCGTTTTAATTTCATTATTACTCAGCTTAATAATGAAACCTTAGCACAGCCAATGAAAATTCGGCTGGCATGGCAGCAGCGTTTCACTGGTACGAAAGTAAATGCTAAGCCCGAGCAGCAAGCAACGTCTGTCAAGTTGCAGCCAAGAGCGCAAAAAAAGTTAAAACAAGGACAACAGTGGCGACTAACGGTGCGCATTAAGCCGCCACATGGCATGGCAAATTCAGGAGGTTTTAGTTATCAAACCTGGTTACGCCGCCACGGTATTCACGCTACTGGTTATGTGCTTGATCGTCAAATCAATCAATTACTGGCTGATACTCCTAGTTTGCGGCAAAGGTCTTACGATCAGTTAACGCCATTACTTGCCAAACATTCACTCTCAGGTGTTGTTTACGCATTAACTTTTGGTGAGCGTAGCCAACTGACAAAACAGCAGTGGCAGGTATTAACGCATACTGCGACGCAACATTTAATCGCTATTTCTGGTTTACATCTGGGGTTAGTAGCGGCTTTTGGGTATTTTGTCTTCAGTGGTTTAGTGCGAGTTTTTCCGTTAACAAAGCTTCTTGCTAAGCGACAAGCTCTTTATTTTACTCAGCTGAATAACACTTACCTAGTGCTAGTTTTAACCTTAATGCTGACGGCGTTTTACGCTTATCTGGCTGGTTTTACGTTACCGACGGTTCGGGCATTGTTGATGTTAGTGCTATTGTCGCTGGCAAAATGTGTGGGGCTTAAACTGACGTTAACACGCTGGCTTGCGCTTACCTTGTTTGTCATTAGTTGGTGTTATCCAATGAGTTTGATCAGTGCCAGCTTCTGGTTGTCGTTTTATGCCGTTAGTATTATCTTCTTATTGATTTGGCGGTTTGAGTGCTATTTTAAGTCAGTTATTTATACGGAACAAAACTGCTGGCAAAAGCTGCGTACTTGGATTACTCGTTTACTGGCATTACAGCTGGGACTAATTGTTTTCATGTTACCGCTCACCCTGTTTGCAAATAATCAATTGTCACTTGCAGCCTTACCAGCGAATTTGCTTGCGGTTCCTTGGATGAGTGTAACTAGTATTCCAATGAGCTTAATGGCGGTATTAGCTTTACCGGTTAGCACTGAACTATCGTCAATATTACTTGATTTAGCAGTAACCAGCATTGAAGTTATCTGGCATTGGCTTAGTTGGTTAAGTCGTTTGCCGTACGCCAGTATTGATGTTTCGAACTTAGTTTATTTGGCGGCGGCATTATTGGTACTTGGCACTATGCTGTATTTAACCACTGCCTGGTCTAAAGTTTATTTCATCGGCGCCCAGGCAATGGTGGTGTTGCTGTTAATGGCGTTAAGTTTGCCGATAAATGATGAAAAGCAGTGGCAAGTGAATGTGATGGATGTCGGTCAAGGTTTAGCTGTGGTGGTTGAAGCGAGCGAGCAAGCATTAGTCTATGACAGTGGCGCCAGTTTTCCATCCGGGTTTTCTATGGCTGAAGCCGTATTATCTCCCTATTTAACATCACAAGGTTATCAAGTATTAGATCTGGTGATTATTAGCCACGATGATAATGACCACAGTGGTGGCCTGACACATTTACAAGGTGAATTTACGATTAATCAACTGATCTATAATCAGTATCCTCAAGCAGAATCTTGTATTCAGGGAACAAAATTTCGCTGGCAATTTTTAACAATTGAAATGTTATCGCCGAAGCAAAACAGGGTTGCCAATAATGATGATTCTTGTGTGATTAAAATTTCTGATGGTCACTTTAGTGTGTTGTTAACCGGTGATATCTCATTACAGGCAGAGCGTCAGCTCATAGTTGATTATTCGTACTCAGGGGTATTGAACAGCGATATGTTGATTGTGCCGCATCATGGCTCAAAAAGTTCGTCATCAGCAGATTTTATTCGTACCGTAGCGCCTAAGTTTGCCGTATTTAGTGCTGGATTCTTAAATCGCTGGCAAATGCCGACAGATGAGGTCGTTAAACGCTATCAGCAACAAGGGGTCACTACTTTTAATACGGCTGAGCATGGCATGGTTAAAGTGGTGATTAATGAACAAGAGTTTAAGGTTTTGCCTTATCGACAGCAATTATGGCCATTTTGGTTTGCTAATTAA
- the msbA gene encoding lipid A export permease/ATP-binding protein MsbA, which translates to MGYAKVYKKAGIFAIICMLGYATIDVYFLSKLPALIDEGLSGKNPDFMKWAPLFVVVCFIIRGIFHFLSNYCLAWVGNNVVADLRQSIFEHVMAMPVAYHDKTSTGTLISKLTFDTEQVLQATSKSLLTMVQQGGFVIGLLVLMFWQSWQLSAIFLVITPVIAVIVTVVSRRFRKVSKNIQNAMGEVTKAAEQTFNGHKVVLTFDGQDRENQRFEIINKHNRQQRMKMVATKSASVPLIQIIASFALAFVLYIATLDNVVDNLTAGVFMGVVTYMTMLLRPLKLLTNVNSEFQKGMAASISIFALLDEPAERDSGNIAITKANGEITFEDVSFVYPGDEKPSLSHLNFTASVGETIALVGRSGSGKSTASSLLLRFYDATSGQVLVDGQDITEYKLKDLRKQFAYVSQHVVLFNDSLANNIAYGKPNASRREIIDAATKAHVMEFAEQLPQGLDTNIGDNGALLSGGQRQRVAIARALLCDAPFLILDEATSALDTESERHIQEALNELQKNRTSIVIAHRLSTIENADKIIVMEQGHIIEQGAHQQLLAQDGAYAQLHRFQFGS; encoded by the coding sequence ATGGGTTATGCCAAGGTCTATAAAAAAGCGGGTATTTTTGCCATTATCTGCATGCTGGGCTATGCAACTATTGATGTTTACTTTTTATCTAAGTTACCGGCACTAATTGATGAAGGGTTATCTGGAAAAAATCCTGACTTTATGAAGTGGGCGCCGTTATTTGTTGTTGTCTGTTTTATTATCCGCGGTATTTTTCATTTTTTAAGTAATTATTGCTTGGCTTGGGTTGGTAATAATGTTGTTGCTGATTTGCGTCAGAGTATTTTTGAACATGTGATGGCGATGCCAGTGGCTTATCATGATAAAACCTCCACCGGTACGTTGATTTCCAAGCTAACCTTTGATACTGAACAAGTGTTGCAGGCAACCAGTAAGTCACTGTTAACTATGGTGCAACAGGGTGGGTTTGTTATCGGGTTGTTGGTGCTGATGTTTTGGCAAAGCTGGCAACTTTCGGCGATTTTTTTAGTGATCACGCCGGTAATTGCGGTAATTGTCACTGTCGTCTCGCGCCGTTTTCGCAAAGTCAGTAAGAATATCCAAAATGCCATGGGAGAGGTTACTAAAGCCGCTGAACAGACCTTTAATGGTCATAAAGTGGTGCTGACTTTTGATGGTCAGGACAGGGAAAATCAGCGCTTTGAAATAATCAACAAACATAATCGTCAGCAGCGAATGAAAATGGTGGCGACTAAATCTGCCAGTGTGCCGCTTATTCAAATAATCGCCTCTTTTGCTTTAGCTTTTGTTTTATATATTGCAACGCTTGATAACGTAGTGGATAACCTGACTGCTGGTGTATTTATGGGCGTAGTAACTTATATGACCATGTTGCTTAGGCCGTTAAAGTTACTGACGAATGTTAACAGTGAATTTCAAAAAGGTATGGCGGCATCGATCAGTATTTTTGCGTTATTGGATGAGCCGGCGGAGCGGGATAGCGGTAATATTGCGATTACTAAAGCGAATGGTGAAATAACCTTTGAAGATGTCAGCTTTGTCTATCCAGGAGATGAAAAACCATCGTTAAGCCATCTAAATTTTACCGCAAGCGTTGGAGAGACTATTGCTTTGGTCGGGCGTTCAGGTAGTGGTAAATCAACGGCCAGTTCATTATTACTGCGGTTTTACGATGCAACATCCGGGCAAGTATTAGTGGATGGACAAGATATAACAGAATATAAGTTAAAAGATCTTCGTAAGCAGTTTGCCTATGTGTCGCAACATGTGGTGCTGTTTAATGACAGTTTGGCGAATAATATTGCTTACGGTAAACCAAACGCTTCTAGGCGTGAGATCATCGATGCGGCAACCAAAGCTCATGTCATGGAGTTTGCCGAGCAGCTACCGCAGGGTTTAGATACTAATATAGGTGATAACGGAGCCTTACTTTCTGGAGGTCAGCGTCAGCGGGTGGCGATTGCCAGAGCCTTGTTATGTGATGCACCATTTTTAATTTTGGATGAAGCCACCAGTGCGTTAGATACCGAATCAGAACGTCACATTCAAGAAGCGCTTAACGAACTGCAAAAAAATCGTACCTCCATTGTCATCGCCCATCGATTATCCACTATTGAAAATGCCGATAAAATCATCGTTATGGAGCAAGGGCATATTATTGAACAAGGGGCGCATCAGCAATTATTGGCTCAAGATGGTGCCTATGCCCAATTACATCGTTTTCAGTTTGGCAGTTAA
- the lpxK gene encoding tetraacyldisaccharide 4'-kinase — protein MRLIERVWFYRHPAKYLLVPLLLPLSLLFWLLSSLRKALFLLGIKASVKLSCPVVIVGNIGVGGNGKTPLVLFLVEQLTKQGIKVGVISRGYGGQAPYYPYLLDSKTSAEQAGDEPVLIYQRTKVPVVVASDRVAAAKQLIELGCQLIMSDDGMQHYRLQRDYELLVVDGKRQFGNGLLLPAGPLRESCNRLNSVNRIIINGEQPLSYPNKTAQHHMLLTAERLINVKTGEQLVLADFIQQFPQVNAMAGIGDPARFFNYLVELGFILDKSQGFIDHQAYNKSMLTALAQQNEILLMTEKDAVKCTEFAQKNWWYLPVDASFSASDKRTILTDIVRLIA, from the coding sequence ATGCGATTGATTGAGCGCGTGTGGTTTTATCGGCATCCAGCGAAATATTTGCTGGTGCCATTATTATTGCCGTTATCCTTGTTGTTCTGGTTGTTATCTTCGTTACGAAAAGCATTATTTTTATTAGGGATAAAAGCCTCGGTTAAGCTGAGTTGTCCGGTAGTCATTGTCGGTAATATTGGTGTTGGCGGCAATGGTAAAACACCACTGGTGTTGTTTCTGGTAGAACAGCTAACCAAGCAGGGGATTAAAGTCGGTGTCATCAGCCGCGGTTATGGTGGCCAGGCACCTTATTATCCTTATTTACTTGACTCAAAAACGAGTGCTGAACAAGCAGGTGATGAACCGGTACTTATTTATCAGCGCACTAAAGTACCTGTGGTAGTGGCCAGTGATCGGGTTGCGGCAGCAAAGCAATTAATTGAACTGGGCTGTCAGCTGATCATGAGTGATGACGGCATGCAACATTATCGTTTACAGCGTGATTATGAATTGTTGGTGGTTGACGGCAAACGCCAGTTTGGTAATGGTTTGTTATTACCGGCTGGGCCGCTAAGAGAAAGCTGTAACAGACTTAATAGCGTTAACCGCATTATCATTAATGGCGAGCAGCCATTGTCTTATCCGAACAAAACTGCTCAACATCATATGTTATTAACAGCGGAACGCCTGATTAATGTGAAAACTGGTGAGCAGTTAGTATTAGCCGATTTTATTCAGCAATTTCCTCAGGTAAATGCAATGGCGGGTATTGGCGATCCGGCGCGCTTTTTTAATTATTTAGTCGAACTGGGCTTTATCCTTGATAAATCGCAAGGATTTATTGATCATCAAGCTTATAATAAATCCATGTTAACAGCGCTGGCTCAGCAGAATGAAATATTGTTGATGACAGAAAAAGATGCAGTGAAATGTACTGAATTTGCTCAGAAGAATTGGTGGTACTTACCGGTAGATGCCAGTTTTAGTGCGAGTGATAAACGCACGATCTTAACGGATATTGTGCGTTTAATAGCATAA
- a CDS encoding Trm112 family protein translates to MAFDIKLMEILACPVCKGKLHYNKERSELVCNFDRLAYAIHDDIPVLLESEARHISEDERG, encoded by the coding sequence ATGGCTTTTGATATTAAATTGATGGAAATACTGGCTTGTCCGGTATGTAAAGGTAAATTGCACTATAACAAAGAGCGTAGTGAATTAGTTTGTAATTTTGACCGATTAGCGTACGCAATTCATGATGATATTCCGGTGCTATTAGAAAGTGAAGCACGTCATATTAGCGAAGATGAACGCGGTTAA
- the kdsB gene encoding 3-deoxy-manno-octulosonate cytidylyltransferase: MSFVVVIPARFQSSRLPGKVLADIDGKPMIQWVVEKAQQSGAEKVIVATDDEQVAQVVSDFGGEVCKTRADHHSGTERLAEVMNHYQFDDDQIIVNVQGDEPFIPPENISQVAKNLANQQRTNQQQARMATLAVAITEAEEVFNPNAVKVICDKDGYALYFSRAAIPYDRARFLAHNNSSVNGTQEIGDYYLRHIGIYAYRAGFIKDYVNWPASELEQVESLEQLRVLWQGEKIHVGVAQNRLPVEGVDTPEDLAKARAFAKSLSR, encoded by the coding sequence ATGTCTTTTGTCGTAGTGATCCCAGCTCGTTTTCAGTCATCTCGTTTACCGGGCAAGGTACTAGCAGATATTGACGGTAAGCCAATGATCCAATGGGTGGTGGAAAAAGCGCAGCAAAGTGGTGCGGAAAAAGTGATAGTTGCTACAGATGATGAGCAGGTCGCTCAGGTAGTGAGTGACTTTGGTGGTGAAGTGTGTAAAACCCGCGCGGATCATCACTCTGGCACTGAACGTCTTGCTGAAGTGATGAATCATTATCAATTTGATGATGATCAGATCATTGTCAATGTTCAAGGCGATGAGCCATTTATTCCGCCTGAAAATATCAGTCAGGTGGCGAAGAACTTAGCGAATCAACAGCGTACCAATCAGCAACAAGCGCGGATGGCGACGTTAGCCGTGGCTATTACTGAGGCTGAAGAAGTGTTCAACCCTAATGCGGTAAAAGTGATCTGTGACAAAGATGGCTATGCCTTGTACTTTTCCCGTGCGGCTATTCCTTATGATCGTGCCCGTTTTTTAGCGCACAATAATTCTTCGGTTAATGGCACTCAGGAGATTGGCGATTACTATCTGCGCCATATCGGCATTTATGCATATCGTGCTGGCTTTATTAAAGATTATGTTAACTGGCCGGCTAGTGAACTGGAACAGGTCGAGTCATTAGAACAGCTCCGGGTGTTATGGCAGGGAGAGAAAATTCATGTTGGAGTTGCACAAAATCGCTTGCCGGTTGAAGGGGTTGATACGCCGGAAGATTTAGCAAAAGCACGTGCCTTTGCTAAAAGTTTATCCCGATAA
- a CDS encoding class I SAM-dependent DNA methyltransferase, with the protein MSDSWDDYADGWDSNDSVISYAEKAYDALTNTLDIKDCRILDFGCGTGLLTEKMASQAKSIVALDPAKKMIAVLDNKQLNNVITIADLLSPKLIETQPVLNDKFDIIVASSALAFVPDHLETISQLKQLLKPGGYLLQWDWLKENDTAGSGFSAQEIQQAYSHAGFISCTTSVPFELHDQGNTMPVVMALGQNSHS; encoded by the coding sequence ATGAGTGACAGTTGGGATGACTATGCCGACGGCTGGGACAGCAATGACTCAGTAATTAGCTATGCAGAAAAAGCCTATGATGCGTTAACTAACACTTTAGATATTAAGGATTGCCGCATTTTAGACTTTGGCTGTGGTACAGGGCTACTGACAGAAAAAATGGCATCGCAGGCAAAATCGATCGTGGCACTGGATCCAGCCAAAAAAATGATCGCTGTGTTAGATAATAAACAGCTTAATAATGTAATTACTATTGCCGATCTGCTCAGTCCGAAACTGATTGAGACTCAACCAGTATTAAACGACAAGTTCGATATTATCGTCGCGTCATCCGCCCTGGCCTTTGTTCCAGATCACCTTGAAACAATCTCACAGCTAAAGCAGCTGTTAAAACCTGGTGGTTACCTGCTTCAGTGGGACTGGTTAAAAGAAAATGATACTGCTGGTAGTGGTTTTTCAGCACAAGAAATCCAACAAGCCTATAGCCATGCAGGATTTATTTCATGCACGACGTCAGTTCCATTTGAACTGCATGATCAAGGAAATACCATGCCGGTTGTCATGGCGCTAGGGCAAAACAGTCACAGCTAG
- a CDS encoding alpha/beta hydrolase, with translation MKLTLGFILFLGVLLSAKLLAVNQAAVKSTRYHEVDNVKHQVFKINSRIDGLQLALHSASPLAKTKRGTILLLHGSSFPSQLSFGFTISGKSWVDQLTSLGYQVYSLDFLGYGDSDRYSEMIQGEQNAEPLGRGVDVLQDVNLAAEFILTQDKVAKIDVLGHSWGGAVAAHFAERYPEKVEHLVLYAGITTAQATKSAANNTVPAYSELTPELRIQSLASLSPEADQPLLAQEMFKTWGVQWLASDPLASDELKVRYPAGPNADVADFFQGVSFYNPKSIRAKVLIIRGEHDQYPSNEQAYQLFNALTNTENKRYVVINNGTHVLHLEQNRHQLYQSVNDFLLMPVNNR, from the coding sequence ATGAAATTAACCCTAGGTTTTATCCTGTTCTTAGGCGTATTGTTATCGGCTAAGTTATTGGCAGTAAATCAAGCTGCTGTAAAAAGTACTCGTTATCATGAGGTTGATAACGTTAAGCATCAGGTGTTTAAAATTAACAGCCGCATTGACGGTTTGCAATTAGCACTACACAGTGCCAGCCCTTTAGCCAAAACGAAACGGGGTACCATCTTGCTACTGCACGGTTCGTCATTTCCATCGCAGTTGTCGTTTGGTTTTACTATCTCAGGGAAGTCATGGGTTGATCAGCTAACCTCGCTTGGCTATCAGGTATATAGTTTAGATTTTTTAGGTTATGGTGATTCTGATCGTTATTCTGAGATGATCCAGGGAGAGCAAAATGCCGAGCCATTGGGACGAGGTGTCGATGTTTTACAGGATGTTAATTTAGCGGCAGAGTTTATTTTAACTCAGGATAAAGTCGCTAAAATAGATGTCTTAGGACATTCATGGGGCGGGGCTGTGGCAGCACATTTTGCTGAGCGTTATCCTGAAAAGGTAGAGCATTTAGTTTTGTATGCCGGCATTACCACGGCACAAGCTACAAAAAGCGCCGCAAACAATACAGTGCCAGCTTACAGCGAACTAACGCCAGAGCTAAGGATTCAATCTTTAGCGTCATTATCTCCGGAGGCAGATCAGCCTTTATTGGCTCAGGAAATGTTTAAAACTTGGGGAGTTCAATGGCTTGCTTCCGATCCGTTGGCTAGCGATGAGTTGAAAGTGAGATACCCTGCGGGCCCGAATGCCGATGTGGCGGATTTTTTTCAAGGGGTTTCTTTTTATAACCCAAAAAGTATTCGAGCTAAGGTGCTGATCATTCGTGGTGAACATGATCAATATCCCTCAAATGAACAGGCGTATCAATTGTTTAACGCGTTAACTAATACGGAAAATAAACGCTACGTGGTGATAAATAACGGCACTCATGTGCTGCATTTAGAGCAAAACCGTCACCAATTGTATCAGAGTGTCAATGACTTCCTGTTAATGCCCGTTAATAATCGTTAA
- a CDS encoding GNAT family N-acetyltransferase produces the protein MIRAMTRADFENFWPSFQAVIKAQETYAFDPDMDIEQAYQIWCLTPLKSFAYIDNGQVLGCYYLKANAMGPSDHICNCGYMVSEAARGKGIARTLCQHSQQIAIELSFEAMQFNSVISSNEVAIKLWQKLGFQIIGTIPLAYRHPKLGYIDSYIMHKQLVVNT, from the coding sequence ATGATCAGAGCGATGACCCGGGCAGACTTTGAAAATTTCTGGCCTAGTTTTCAGGCAGTTATCAAAGCACAGGAAACCTATGCTTTTGATCCAGATATGGATATTGAGCAGGCATATCAGATTTGGTGTCTCACGCCATTAAAAAGCTTTGCCTATATCGACAACGGGCAAGTACTTGGTTGCTACTACCTTAAAGCAAATGCTATGGGGCCTAGTGATCATATTTGTAACTGTGGTTATATGGTCTCAGAAGCGGCACGAGGAAAAGGCATTGCTCGGACACTCTGTCAGCATTCACAACAAATAGCCATAGAGCTCAGCTTTGAAGCTATGCAATTTAACTCGGTTATTTCCAGTAATGAAGTGGCAATCAAGCTGTGGCAAAAGCTAGGGTTTCAGATCATAGGCACCATACCTTTGGCCTATCGCCATCCTAAACTAGGTTATATTGACAGCTATATCATGCATAAACAATTAGTGGTTAACACTTAA
- a CDS encoding ribonuclease H family protein, with protein MAKKYYVVWKGAQTGVFDNWPQVQQLTAGRADAQYMGFTSKTEAEAAFAESYTKALMKRSLAKDNAQPSGKTVSKASSSAKTINNDADINIYCDGACSPNPGKSGTGIAIYQGKQLTALWYGLYQPDGTNNTAELNGMLEAFKLAQQYVNKGQSVQILSDSKYSIDSITKWAAGWQRKGWKKADGQAIKNPELVKACYQHYLALKAKITITHVKGHADIEGNELADRMAVYARMQQETQFIQYEDSLTISTILAMPSG; from the coding sequence ATGGCAAAAAAATATTATGTCGTATGGAAAGGGGCTCAAACTGGCGTATTTGATAACTGGCCACAAGTTCAACAGTTAACTGCTGGCCGCGCCGACGCGCAATATATGGGCTTTACCAGCAAAACAGAAGCAGAAGCAGCATTTGCTGAGAGCTATACAAAAGCACTAATGAAACGTTCTTTAGCTAAAGATAATGCTCAACCAAGCGGTAAAACAGTCTCGAAAGCAAGCTCATCAGCGAAAACAATAAATAATGATGCAGATATCAATATTTACTGTGATGGTGCCTGTTCACCAAATCCAGGAAAATCAGGTACAGGTATTGCCATCTATCAGGGTAAGCAATTAACTGCGCTTTGGTATGGTCTTTATCAGCCCGATGGCACCAATAATACCGCTGAGCTTAACGGTATGTTGGAAGCATTTAAATTGGCGCAACAATACGTCAATAAAGGTCAAAGCGTACAAATCCTTTCTGATTCCAAATATTCCATCGACAGTATCACTAAATGGGCAGCAGGCTGGCAGAGAAAAGGTTGGAAAAAAGCCGATGGTCAGGCGATTAAAAACCCTGAATTAGTCAAAGCCTGCTACCAGCATTATTTAGCCCTTAAAGCCAAAATCACCATCACTCATGTAAAAGGGCACGCAGATATTGAAGGTAATGAACTGGCAGATCGCATGGCGGTATATGCAAGAATGCAGCAAGAAACTCAATTTATTCAATATGAAGATAGCTTAACTATCAGTACAATTCTGGCGATGCCTTCAGGCTAA
- the lgt gene encoding prolipoprotein diacylglyceryl transferase: protein MQHFIWNVDPVLISLGPLTIHWYGALFASSIFAGLYYMKWIFAQEKQNVELLDNLLVYVVVGIIVGARLAHCFFYDPQYYLANPLKIIAIWEGGLASHGGGLGAIIAGYLFSRKYAVNVIWLLDRLAIATALFGIFVRSANFVNAEILGKATDVPWGVIFARVDNVVRHPAQLYEAIAYCLIFISLTIIYRTTKAKQYQGMLLGLFLIMTFTARFIIEFFKQQQAAYQIEAALNTGQMLSIPFFLVGVALIVRAFKRTNQQ from the coding sequence GTGCAGCACTTTATTTGGAATGTTGACCCAGTTTTAATTTCCCTTGGTCCTCTCACTATTCATTGGTACGGAGCATTATTTGCCAGCTCTATCTTTGCTGGCCTGTACTATATGAAATGGATTTTTGCTCAAGAAAAACAAAACGTTGAGCTGTTAGATAACTTGTTAGTTTATGTCGTCGTCGGCATTATTGTCGGTGCCCGTCTCGCCCACTGTTTTTTTTACGATCCCCAATACTACTTAGCCAACCCTTTGAAAATCATCGCGATATGGGAAGGAGGCCTTGCTAGCCACGGCGGCGGTTTAGGCGCTATTATCGCTGGCTACCTGTTTAGCCGAAAATATGCAGTTAATGTTATCTGGCTGTTAGATCGCCTGGCAATTGCCACAGCATTGTTTGGTATCTTTGTTCGCAGTGCCAACTTTGTTAACGCCGAAATATTAGGTAAAGCCACCGATGTGCCCTGGGGCGTTATTTTTGCCCGTGTTGATAATGTCGTCCGTCACCCAGCACAACTTTATGAAGCTATCGCCTATTGCCTGATATTTATCAGTTTAACCATTATTTATCGCACTACTAAAGCGAAACAATATCAGGGAATGTTATTGGGATTATTCTTGATCATGACCTTCACCGCCCGTTTTATTATTGAATTTTTCAAACAACAACAAGCGGCATATCAAATAGAAGCAGCGCTCAACACCGGGCAAATGCTCAGTATTCCATTTTTCTTAGTTGGGGTAGCACTAATCGTTCGCGCATTTAAACGAACTAACCAACAATAA